A single genomic interval of Zunongwangia sp. HGR-M22 harbors:
- a CDS encoding tetratricopeptide repeat protein has product MNSKIFSDNISVYSEYLRLIPQTILVSIDLKNGDELGYSYQSATINEKGEKFLSAINENVFPFIESNYNATSGFRSYFGHSYGASFGNYLFLNKPSFFNSYILIAPEQLDESNPQFEINRDLINFYNNRYTTYYVAGGGKDMERRQNYVRGISQEIKKLGTDKFNFESKIFSNANHLTIIPKSIPDALEKTFELFYSFRNIDFESIENSIEYFNKINSKLNDNFEVSIEKNNSNSVFFMQLAVAKQDSSALEFFANYFLSENSRGLDYYNFAYSFNTINAKKKAIDYFQKAIQRAKRDEKEKHSLQNAIDIYQSYRSIALNVYDENPTMALMSLNEAYEDIHDIRLKYFMGKIGIQNNMKLKESVEYLKDYIDDGNNNDLWGYVSDDAYYQLGKGYKLLNKKEKSKKAFQKSLEYNPENESARKALNEL; this is encoded by the coding sequence ATGAATTCCAAAATTTTTTCAGATAATATTTCAGTTTATAGTGAATATTTACGACTTATACCACAAACTATTTTGGTGTCTATTGATCTGAAAAATGGAGATGAATTAGGTTATTCTTATCAATCTGCAACAATAAACGAAAAGGGGGAAAAGTTTTTATCAGCAATAAACGAAAATGTTTTTCCATTTATAGAAAGTAATTATAATGCAACATCTGGATTTAGAAGTTATTTTGGCCACTCATATGGTGCAAGCTTTGGTAATTATCTTTTTTTAAATAAACCCTCTTTTTTCAATTCATATATTTTAATTGCTCCAGAGCAATTGGACGAGTCCAATCCTCAATTTGAAATTAATAGAGATTTAATTAATTTTTATAACAACAGGTATACAACTTATTATGTAGCTGGAGGAGGAAAAGATATGGAAAGAAGACAAAATTACGTGAGAGGTATCTCCCAGGAGATAAAGAAATTGGGTACAGATAAATTCAACTTCGAATCGAAAATCTTCTCTAATGCTAATCATTTAACGATAATTCCTAAGTCTATTCCAGATGCTCTAGAAAAAACTTTTGAATTGTTTTATTCATTCAGAAATATAGATTTTGAAAGTATTGAAAATTCAATTGAATATTTCAATAAAATAAATTCAAAGCTTAACGATAACTTTGAAGTTTCTATAGAGAAAAATAATTCCAATTCGGTTTTTTTTATGCAATTAGCTGTTGCTAAACAGGATTCTTCAGCATTAGAATTTTTCGCAAATTACTTTCTTTCAGAAAATAGTAGAGGTCTTGATTACTACAATTTTGCATATAGCTTTAATACAATTAACGCTAAGAAAAAAGCAATAGACTATTTTCAAAAAGCAATTCAACGAGCAAAAAGAGATGAAAAAGAAAAACATTCATTACAAAATGCTATTGATATTTATCAATCATACCGTTCTATAGCTTTAAATGTGTATGACGAAAATCCAACAATGGCATTGATGAGTTTAAACGAGGCATATGAGGATATTCACGATATTCGATTGAAATATTTTATGGGAAAAATAGGTATTCAAAATAATATGAAACTTAAAGAAAGTGTAGAGTATTTGAAAGATTATATAGATGACGGGAATAACAATGACCTGTGGGGTTATGTAAGTGATGATGCGTATTATCAGTTGGGTAAAGGTTACAAACTTTTGAATAAAAAGGAAAAATCAAAAAAAGCTTTTCAGAAATCTTTAGAATACAATCCAGAAAATGAATCTGCAAGAAAAGCGCTAAACGAGTTATAA
- a CDS encoding PhnA domain-containing protein, translated as MSVLEKQLVERSGNKCELCGNEEDLQVYQVPPTSEGTLEDSILACKNCITQIEDPEKVDPNHWRCLNDSMWSEHLPVQIVAWRMLNRLRSEGWPQDLLEMMYLDEEALAWAKNGLETEDEAEKIIHKDSNGNILANGDSVVLIKDLDVKGANFTAKRGAPVHRISLVHDNAEQIEGRVDGQHIVILTQYVKKTK; from the coding sequence ATGAGTGTACTTGAAAAACAATTAGTAGAACGTAGTGGCAACAAATGTGAATTATGTGGTAACGAAGAGGATTTGCAAGTTTATCAGGTACCGCCAACTTCAGAAGGAACATTAGAAGACTCTATTCTAGCGTGTAAAAATTGTATCACACAAATTGAAGATCCAGAAAAAGTAGACCCTAATCATTGGCGTTGTTTAAATGACAGTATGTGGAGTGAACATTTACCGGTACAAATTGTAGCTTGGAGAATGCTCAATAGATTACGTAGCGAAGGCTGGCCACAAGATTTGTTAGAAATGATGTATTTAGATGAAGAAGCTTTAGCTTGGGCAAAAAATGGTTTAGAAACAGAAGATGAAGCTGAAAAAATAATTCATAAAGACAGCAACGGTAATATTCTTGCCAATGGCGACTCGGTGGTACTTATTAAAGATTTAGATGTAAAAGGCGCTAATTTTACTGCAAAGCGTGGCGCGCCCGTGCATAGAATTTCTTTAGTACACGATAATGCTGAGCAAATTGAAGGACGTGTAGATGGCCAACATATCGTTATTCTTACCCAATACGTGAAGAAAACAAAGTAG
- a CDS encoding alpha/beta hydrolase-fold protein translates to MKNLIHILLFVLTANFSFSQITKTEKIFSNVINDSIKLSIYLPENWNENKKYPVIYDF, encoded by the coding sequence ATGAAAAACCTTATTCACATATTATTATTTGTTTTAACAGCTAATTTCTCATTTTCACAAATAACAAAAACTGAAAAAATTTTTTCTAACGTCATTAATGATTCAATAAAATTATCAATATATCTTCCTGAAAATTGGAATGAAAATAAAAAATATCCAGTAATATACGATTTTTAA
- a CDS encoding 3-hydroxyanthranilate 3,4-dioxygenase: protein MAVAKPFNLNNWIEENRDTLKPPVGNRNLYRDAGDFIVMIVAGPNARKDYHYNETEELFYQLEGNIQVNIQEDGQKRTMELGPGDMYLNPGKIPHSPVREEGSLGLVVERKRAHLEGKDGLLWHCDNCNHKLYEVYFPLEDIEVDFLKHFKYFYENEDLRTCDNCGEVMPVDPRFVADES from the coding sequence ATGGCTGTAGCTAAACCTTTTAACCTTAATAATTGGATCGAAGAAAACAGAGATACTTTAAAACCACCTGTTGGAAATCGAAATTTGTATAGAGATGCGGGAGATTTTATTGTGATGATCGTTGCCGGGCCCAATGCCAGAAAGGATTATCATTATAACGAAACTGAAGAATTATTTTATCAGCTGGAAGGTAATATTCAGGTCAATATTCAGGAAGATGGACAGAAGAGAACTATGGAACTGGGACCTGGAGATATGTATTTAAATCCGGGTAAAATTCCACATTCTCCCGTAAGAGAAGAAGGTTCTTTGGGCTTGGTTGTAGAGCGCAAAAGAGCGCATTTAGAAGGTAAAGATGGATTGCTTTGGCATTGCGATAACTGTAACCATAAGTTATACGAGGTTTATTTTCCTTTGGAAGATATCGAAGTAGATTTTTTAAAGCATTTTAAATATTTCTACGAGAATGAAGATTTAAGAACCTGTGATAATTGTGGAGAGGTGATGCCTGTAGATCCACGATTTGTAGCTGATGAATCTTAG
- the amaB gene encoding L-piperidine-6-carboxylate dehydrogenase gives MSEIAKQFGIDKALEELGLQEINNGTSTGKDFFGNGEIIESYSPVDGALIGKVKATTKEDYEKVITTAQKGFLEWRTMPAPQRGEIVRKFNDELRRLKEPLGKLVSYEMGKSYQEGLGEVQEMIDICDFAVGLSRQLHGLTMHSERSGHRMYEQYHPLGVVGIISAFNFPVAVWSWNTALAWVCGDACIWKGSEKTPLTSVACQNIAARVFSENGVPEGISCLITGDYTVGELMTKDERIPLISATGSTRMGKTVAKEVAGRLGKSLLELGGNNAIIVTPDANIKNTVIGAVFGAVGTCGQRCTSTRRLIVHEDVYDKIKDAIVDAYKQIKIGNPLDENNHVGPLIDKDAVKNYQHALEKVVEQGGRVLVEGGVLEGEDYESGCYVKPAIAEAENHFEIVQHETFAPVLYIMKYKGDVSNALELQNGVRQGLSSAIMTNNLREAERFLSVEGSDCGIANVNIGTSGAEIGGAFGGEKETGGGRESGSDAWKVYMRRQTNTINYTTELPLAQGIKFDL, from the coding sequence ATGAGTGAAATTGCTAAACAGTTTGGGATCGATAAAGCCTTAGAAGAATTAGGACTACAAGAAATAAATAATGGAACTTCTACGGGAAAAGATTTTTTCGGTAACGGAGAAATTATCGAATCATATTCACCCGTAGATGGAGCTTTGATTGGTAAAGTAAAAGCAACCACCAAAGAAGATTACGAAAAAGTAATTACTACTGCACAAAAAGGATTCTTAGAATGGCGAACAATGCCGGCACCACAGCGAGGCGAAATTGTAAGAAAATTTAATGACGAACTGCGCCGTTTAAAAGAACCATTGGGGAAACTCGTTTCTTATGAAATGGGAAAATCTTACCAAGAAGGTTTGGGTGAAGTTCAGGAGATGATCGATATCTGTGATTTTGCCGTAGGTCTTTCACGTCAATTACACGGATTAACCATGCATTCTGAACGTTCCGGCCATCGAATGTACGAACAATATCATCCGCTTGGCGTGGTTGGGATTATCTCGGCTTTTAACTTCCCGGTGGCGGTTTGGTCTTGGAACACGGCTTTAGCTTGGGTCTGTGGAGATGCTTGTATCTGGAAAGGTTCAGAAAAAACTCCGCTAACCTCGGTAGCTTGCCAGAATATCGCAGCGCGTGTTTTTTCTGAAAACGGAGTGCCTGAAGGAATTTCTTGTTTAATTACTGGAGATTATACGGTTGGTGAATTAATGACCAAAGATGAACGTATTCCGCTAATTTCAGCCACAGGTTCCACCCGAATGGGAAAAACCGTAGCGAAAGAAGTAGCAGGACGTTTAGGAAAATCTTTATTAGAATTAGGAGGAAACAATGCTATTATTGTAACCCCAGATGCGAATATTAAAAATACGGTAATCGGTGCTGTTTTTGGCGCGGTAGGTACTTGTGGACAACGTTGTACTTCTACCCGTCGTTTAATTGTTCACGAAGATGTTTATGATAAAATAAAAGATGCGATCGTCGATGCTTATAAGCAAATTAAAATTGGTAATCCGTTAGATGAAAACAATCACGTAGGACCGTTAATCGATAAAGATGCCGTGAAGAATTACCAACATGCGTTAGAAAAAGTAGTTGAACAAGGCGGAAGAGTATTAGTTGAAGGTGGCGTTTTAGAAGGCGAAGATTACGAAAGTGGCTGCTATGTAAAACCTGCTATTGCTGAAGCTGAAAACCATTTTGAGATAGTGCAGCACGAGACTTTTGCTCCTGTATTATATATTATGAAGTATAAGGGCGATGTGAGCAACGCGCTAGAATTACAGAACGGTGTTCGCCAGGGACTTTCTTCTGCAATTATGACCAATAATTTACGAGAAGCTGAACGTTTCTTATCGGTGGAAGGATCTGATTGTGGGATTGCCAATGTAAATATTGGAACTTCCGGAGCTGAAATTGGTGGTGCTTTTGGAGGTGAAAAAGAAACTGGTGGTGGTCGTGAATCTGGTTCTGATGCGTGGAAAGTTTATATGCGTAGGCAAACCAACACGATCAATTATACTACTGAATTGCCATTAGCACAGGGAATTAAGTTTGATTTGTAA
- a CDS encoding isoaspartyl peptidase/L-asparaginase family protein produces MKKLLLLFSIFAFISCGETSENETSATSTSEENISEKTKDSIPNFGIVIHGGAGTILKENMTDSLENAYKAKLEEAIKTGHKILANGGTAIEAVQRTINVMEDSPLFNSAKGAVFANDETNQLDASIMDGETLNAGAVAGVTNVKNPINLAYEVMENSEHVLLAGKGAEEFAEQRGIEIVDPSYFYTENRFKSLQRLKEREAKKAGNKTAANYDIFIKNSKFGTVGCAALDKNGNLAAGTSTGGMTNKKWNRIGDSPIIGAGTYANNATCAVSSTGWGEFFIRGVVAYDISALMEYKGLSLQEAAAEVIQKKLPEMGGDGGIIAIDHEGNVAMEFNTAGMYRATMNKNGELNLGIYGE; encoded by the coding sequence ATGAAAAAACTACTTCTTCTTTTTAGCATTTTTGCCTTTATTTCCTGCGGGGAAACTTCAGAAAATGAAACCTCAGCAACTTCTACTTCCGAAGAAAATATATCAGAAAAAACAAAAGACAGCATTCCTAATTTTGGGATTGTAATTCACGGTGGAGCTGGGACGATCCTTAAAGAAAATATGACCGATTCTTTAGAAAATGCGTACAAAGCAAAATTAGAAGAAGCCATAAAAACTGGTCACAAAATTTTAGCCAATGGTGGCACCGCGATCGAGGCGGTACAACGCACGATAAATGTGATGGAAGATTCGCCATTATTTAACTCGGCCAAAGGAGCGGTTTTTGCCAACGACGAAACCAACCAGTTAGACGCATCGATCATGGACGGTGAAACTTTAAATGCCGGTGCGGTTGCGGGAGTTACGAATGTAAAAAATCCAATAAATTTGGCGTACGAAGTCATGGAAAATTCAGAACATGTATTACTGGCAGGAAAAGGCGCCGAAGAATTTGCAGAGCAACGCGGAATAGAAATTGTTGATCCTAGCTACTTTTATACAGAAAACCGCTTTAAAAGTTTACAACGTTTAAAAGAGCGAGAAGCTAAAAAGGCAGGAAATAAAACAGCGGCGAACTATGACATTTTTATAAAAAATTCCAAATTTGGAACTGTGGGTTGTGCGGCTTTAGATAAAAACGGAAATCTTGCTGCAGGAACTTCGACCGGCGGAATGACCAATAAAAAATGGAATAGAATTGGCGATTCTCCCATAATTGGTGCAGGAACTTATGCAAATAATGCCACCTGTGCAGTATCTTCTACCGGATGGGGAGAGTTTTTTATTCGTGGTGTTGTAGCTTATGATATTTCAGCTTTAATGGAATATAAAGGCTTGAGTTTACAAGAAGCTGCTGCCGAAGTTATTCAGAAAAAATTACCAGAAATGGGTGGTGATGGTGGCATTATCGCCATTGACCATGAAGGAAATGTTGCGATGGAATTTAATACCGCAGGCATGTATCGAGCAACAATGAATAAAAACGGAGAATTAAATCTAGGTATTTACGGAGAATAA
- a CDS encoding efflux RND transporter periplasmic adaptor subunit → MRKIKAYIGFVAGVLMLVSCGEDKSNQQQAQGQKQQAMPYPVITIPTKTLTGYNSYPTRIEGIVNSDVRAKVQGYIQEVLVDEGERVKKGQPLFKLETQSLTQDANAAKASVNAAQVEVDKIKPLVEKEIVSEVQLETAKANLEQAKSKYEGVTANIGYATVKSPVDGYVGSIRLRQGTLVGPSDSTPLTTVSDIEKVYAYFSMNESDYLDFIQSTEGENRQEKVNNFPEISLVLTNGETYEEKGKIQTVTGQVNQNTGTVSFRAIFDNPNQLITNGNSGTIKIPVTYKEVPVVPQNSTFEQQGSIMAYKVADSNKVDAIRIKTKANVGNLYVISSGLKEGDKIVAKGAGKLRPGATVKPQEVPFDSIAKPVDQLFQ, encoded by the coding sequence ATGAGAAAAATTAAAGCTTATATAGGTTTTGTCGCCGGAGTTCTCATGCTCGTATCTTGCGGAGAAGACAAATCAAACCAGCAACAGGCGCAAGGCCAAAAACAACAGGCAATGCCTTATCCTGTAATTACTATTCCCACAAAAACACTAACAGGATATAACTCTTACCCTACCAGAATTGAAGGTATTGTAAACAGTGATGTACGTGCAAAAGTGCAGGGATATATTCAGGAAGTATTAGTGGATGAAGGTGAACGTGTTAAAAAAGGACAACCCCTTTTTAAGTTAGAAACTCAATCACTAACACAAGATGCTAATGCTGCAAAAGCTAGCGTTAACGCTGCCCAGGTAGAAGTTGATAAAATTAAACCTCTAGTTGAAAAAGAAATCGTAAGTGAAGTTCAGTTGGAAACTGCCAAAGCCAATCTAGAACAGGCTAAAAGTAAATACGAAGGTGTTACCGCTAATATTGGCTACGCAACCGTAAAAAGTCCTGTTGATGGCTATGTAGGTTCGATAAGATTAAGACAGGGAACCTTAGTAGGCCCATCAGATTCTACACCTTTAACTACGGTTTCTGATATTGAAAAAGTATATGCTTACTTTTCTATGAACGAGTCTGATTACTTAGATTTCATACAATCTACAGAAGGAGAAAACCGCCAGGAAAAAGTAAATAATTTTCCTGAAATTAGTCTTGTGCTAACTAATGGTGAGACCTACGAAGAAAAAGGAAAAATCCAAACAGTAACAGGACAGGTTAATCAAAATACCGGTACGGTTAGCTTTAGAGCGATCTTCGATAATCCAAATCAGCTTATCACCAACGGTAACAGCGGTACTATTAAGATACCCGTAACATATAAAGAAGTTCCGGTAGTTCCACAAAACTCAACTTTCGAGCAACAAGGAAGCATTATGGCTTATAAAGTTGCCGATAGCAACAAAGTGGATGCTATAAGAATAAAGACCAAAGCGAATGTTGGTAATTTATATGTGATCTCTTCTGGATTAAAAGAAGGCGATAAAATAGTAGCAAAAGGCGCTGGAAAACTTAGACCTGGTGCCACAGTAAAACCGCAAGAAGTGCCATTTGATAGCATCGCAAAGCCGGTAGATCAATTATTTCAATAA
- a CDS encoding helix-turn-helix domain-containing protein, with protein sequence MFVGVMDTATFFTCKPSTKLQPYIAYYYFHQSDDEDFQQSFTYYPHYKNALTIYKNVDYNILPDFSVEVSSAKKDSLKLIYSKVYQNLGRVNLNGKFSKIGVAFQPLGIQHFISKKYSEVFPEPINLINPFGVEFDQVLNRVFSTESISEKANLLDKFFQQQYLGFEEERIIGAVNKIIESKGVISVSALASGLNVHRKTLLRLFQKHLDCSVEEYRKLVRFRFALEKIKQSSDVHLTAISADYYYDQSDFIRQFKKLTQLSPKKFMTAVTKLGDEDTFWNFNG encoded by the coding sequence ATGTTTGTTGGAGTTATGGATACAGCTACTTTTTTCACTTGTAAACCTTCAACAAAACTTCAACCATACATTGCCTATTATTATTTTCATCAATCTGATGATGAAGATTTTCAGCAATCGTTCACCTATTACCCTCATTATAAAAATGCACTTACCATATATAAAAATGTGGATTATAATATTTTGCCAGATTTTTCTGTTGAGGTTTCTTCAGCTAAAAAAGATTCTTTGAAGCTTATTTATTCTAAAGTGTATCAAAATTTAGGACGGGTGAACTTAAATGGAAAGTTTTCAAAAATTGGAGTGGCTTTTCAACCCTTAGGGATACAACATTTTATAAGCAAAAAATATAGTGAAGTTTTTCCAGAACCTATTAATTTAATTAATCCGTTCGGAGTTGAATTCGACCAAGTTTTAAATCGTGTGTTTTCAACTGAATCTATTTCAGAAAAGGCGAATTTGTTAGATAAATTTTTTCAACAACAATACCTTGGTTTTGAAGAAGAAAGAATCATTGGAGCTGTGAATAAAATTATAGAAAGTAAGGGTGTGATTTCTGTTTCAGCACTGGCTTCAGGTTTAAATGTTCATCGTAAAACTTTACTTCGATTATTTCAAAAGCATCTCGATTGCTCGGTTGAAGAATATCGGAAATTAGTCCGATTTCGATTTGCATTAGAGAAAATCAAACAAAGCAGTGATGTACATCTTACTGCAATTTCAGCCGATTATTACTATGATCAATCAGATTTCATAAGACAGTTTAAAAAACTTACGCAATTATCACCCAAAAAGTTTATGACTGCTGTAACTAAACTGGGCGATGAAGATACTTTTTGGAATTTTAATGGCTAG
- a CDS encoding tetratricopeptide repeat protein, whose protein sequence is MNKIFFSLILLVTISSGFAQNNPELQKMADADQEERFSGEDWATVMKNDSIRLAKATQLFNDGELETAKDYYNAGIIFQHGKDTIASKMAVESFKTAIEMDSTLNRWWYAAAVDRDLMRRDVPQIYGTQYIGDGSGKQKQYKMDTTQVSDKERTYYRVPTLSQQKENERIMNLKKVFFYYTETNSIDKTIDLVKTEFKKGKESEYYIAESDLNNFGYHLMSQNKLEESLKVLKLNTELYPKAANTWDSCGEILLKLGKEKEAIKAYKKSLALDPNNENARNIIEEHK, encoded by the coding sequence ATGAATAAAATTTTCTTCAGTTTAATTTTACTAGTAACAATTAGTAGTGGTTTTGCCCAAAACAATCCAGAATTACAAAAAATGGCAGATGCCGATCAAGAAGAGCGATTTTCCGGAGAAGATTGGGCTACTGTTATGAAAAACGACAGCATTCGATTAGCTAAAGCCACACAGCTTTTTAATGATGGTGAATTAGAAACAGCGAAAGATTATTATAATGCCGGGATTATTTTTCAGCACGGTAAAGATACCATCGCCTCAAAAATGGCCGTAGAAAGTTTTAAAACAGCGATTGAAATGGATTCTACTCTCAACCGATGGTGGTATGCTGCAGCAGTAGATCGTGATTTGATGCGACGAGACGTACCACAAATTTACGGTACACAATATATTGGCGATGGTTCTGGAAAACAAAAACAGTATAAGATGGATACAACCCAAGTCTCTGATAAGGAAAGAACCTATTACCGAGTACCCACTTTATCTCAACAAAAAGAGAATGAAAGAATAATGAACTTGAAAAAAGTTTTTTTCTACTATACAGAAACGAACTCGATTGACAAAACAATTGATTTAGTTAAAACCGAATTTAAAAAAGGAAAAGAAAGTGAATATTATATTGCAGAGAGCGATTTAAATAATTTTGGATATCATTTAATGTCGCAAAATAAATTAGAGGAGTCTTTAAAAGTTTTAAAACTGAATACGGAATTATATCCTAAAGCAGCAAATACTTGGGATAGTTGTGGTGAAATATTACTGAAGTTGGGCAAAGAAAAAGAAGCCATAAAAGCCTATAAAAAATCTTTGGCTCTCGACCCTAATAACGAAAATGCAAGAAATATAATTGAAGAACATAAGTAG
- a CDS encoding phospholipase A, which produces MKIFFSLLFFCFLNTLNAQGLTKETLKDSLATLPSFTIHKDNYFITGIPTHTGISKQTADAKYQISFKQLIFRKKVPQDSYLYIKYTQKAFWNIYEFSSPFEEINFNPGIAYSKYFYDKSGKVNSLGTLALEHESNGRDSIYSRSWNFVSLDFNLAINDKLIAGVKGWIPFSYKEGNPDLMDYSGYGQLNFDYEFIPNKLYAQLMIQKGLSWDWKGAARPRILYNPFNSVNQFLVVEWFTGYDENLIEYDQYRSVIRVGFLLKSNELDFLRSNK; this is translated from the coding sequence ATGAAGATCTTCTTTTCTCTGCTGTTTTTTTGTTTTCTGAATACTCTTAATGCTCAAGGTCTTACCAAGGAAACCTTAAAAGACAGTCTCGCAACATTGCCTTCTTTTACCATCCATAAAGACAATTATTTTATTACAGGAATTCCCACGCATACTGGTATAAGTAAACAAACTGCAGATGCTAAATATCAAATAAGTTTTAAGCAGCTAATTTTCAGAAAAAAAGTGCCGCAGGATTCTTATTTATATATAAAATACACACAAAAAGCATTTTGGAATATTTACGAATTTTCCAGCCCTTTTGAAGAGATAAACTTTAACCCGGGAATTGCTTATTCTAAATACTTTTATGATAAAAGCGGTAAAGTAAATTCTCTTGGAACTTTGGCTTTAGAACATGAATCTAACGGACGTGATAGTATTTACTCTCGTAGCTGGAATTTTGTATCCTTAGATTTCAATCTGGCTATTAATGATAAACTAATCGCCGGGGTAAAAGGATGGATTCCTTTTTCGTACAAAGAAGGCAATCCAGATTTGATGGATTATTCAGGATACGGCCAGTTAAATTTTGATTACGAGTTTATCCCAAACAAGCTTTATGCACAATTAATGATTCAAAAAGGATTATCCTGGGATTGGAAAGGAGCTGCACGACCACGTATTTTGTACAATCCGTTTAATAGCGTAAATCAGTTTTTGGTCGTAGAATGGTTTACGGGCTACGATGAAAATCTTATAGAATACGATCAATATCGTAGTGTTATTCGTGTAGGCTTTCTCTTAAAGAGCAACGAACTAGACTTTTTACGAAGCAACAAATAA
- a CDS encoding GbsR/MarR family transcriptional regulator: MSCCSEEKSQLIEEIGVHFEQIHQLAPLAARIYATMILSPKDGHTFDEILEITSASKSSVSTHLNHLLQLKKIEYFTKSGDRKRYFRASTFYLKNTLEEYHLNISEEIKLMDKIINFNIKNNNQKFQTNGQTALLFREYLESQKLNIEDVIQKMSKIKS, from the coding sequence ATGAGTTGTTGTTCAGAGGAAAAAAGCCAATTGATTGAAGAGATAGGTGTGCACTTCGAGCAGATTCATCAATTAGCTCCATTAGCGGCAAGAATCTATGCTACAATGATTCTTTCCCCTAAAGACGGGCATACTTTCGATGAAATTTTAGAGATCACAAGCGCGAGCAAAAGTTCAGTTTCTACGCATCTCAACCATCTTTTACAACTAAAGAAAATAGAATATTTCACGAAATCGGGAGATAGGAAACGATATTTTAGAGCGAGCACATTCTACTTAAAAAACACCCTCGAAGAATATCATCTAAACATTTCTGAAGAGATTAAATTGATGGACAAAATTATAAACTTCAATATAAAAAATAACAATCAAAAATTTCAAACAAATGGACAAACAGCATTGCTCTTTAGAGAATATCTAGAGTCTCAAAAATTGAATATTGAGGATGTTATACAAAAAATGTCGAAAATAAAAAGCTAA